The Ochrobactrum sp. BTU1 genome includes a region encoding these proteins:
- a CDS encoding ABC transporter substrate-binding protein, with the protein MLKKLGLAVTVLASLTLSGHAETLKWGASRDIYSLDPYSYGDSYTLSFLNHVYEGLVRYDAELKIEPALAASWENVSDTVWRFHLRKDVKFHDGAAFNADDVIASLKRVSDPVSPLRGNLPAYKSSKKVDDYTVDIELSGPYPLLLNDLTNIHIFDADWLKNNNSEKPTDVGAKIEGYATYNTNGTGPFKLESRVPDSKTILVKNAEWWDKSQSNIDRIEFTPITSAATRVAALLSGEVNFTENAPSQDLPRLQAQPDLNVLERTDLRTVMMGFNRKAKLADGSENKFNDLRVRQAFAHALDRDLIQKRIMRGKSRTAGAIVAPEIPGYTPDLDTTLKYDPELSKKLLADAGATDFPFTLVCTTDAYVNEEELCQGMVNMLSRGGFKPQLDIAPTAAQAPKRTGGKADVYLIGWATEPMLDSYSILLQMIQTKTANAGVFNWGGWSYPDIDKLVVQASTEMDRTKRLELQTQTLKMVKEEIVMLPLHQQPMAWVMSKKIDKIVQLPDNKPRHWLTQFAQ; encoded by the coding sequence ATGTTGAAGAAACTGGGCCTGGCGGTCACGGTACTAGCGAGCCTTACGTTGTCGGGCCATGCTGAAACACTCAAATGGGGCGCATCACGCGATATCTACTCGCTTGATCCATATTCTTATGGCGATAGCTATACACTTTCATTCCTTAATCATGTCTATGAAGGATTGGTACGTTACGACGCCGAACTGAAGATCGAGCCTGCGCTAGCCGCGTCCTGGGAGAATGTCTCCGATACGGTATGGCGCTTTCACCTGCGTAAAGACGTCAAATTCCACGATGGTGCGGCATTCAATGCGGATGACGTGATTGCTTCGTTAAAGCGCGTCAGTGATCCGGTTTCACCGCTGCGTGGAAATCTCCCAGCGTATAAATCCTCTAAAAAAGTCGACGATTACACAGTTGATATCGAGCTGAGCGGCCCTTATCCGCTGCTTCTAAACGACTTGACCAACATTCATATCTTCGATGCGGATTGGTTGAAGAACAACAATTCCGAAAAGCCTACAGATGTTGGTGCAAAGATCGAAGGCTATGCGACCTACAACACGAATGGCACTGGTCCTTTCAAGCTCGAAAGTCGTGTGCCCGATTCAAAAACCATTCTCGTGAAGAACGCGGAGTGGTGGGACAAATCACAGTCGAACATTGATCGAATTGAGTTTACGCCCATCACTTCAGCAGCAACCCGCGTAGCGGCACTCCTCTCTGGTGAAGTCAATTTCACGGAAAATGCTCCCTCACAGGATTTGCCGCGATTACAAGCTCAGCCCGACCTCAACGTGTTGGAGCGCACCGACCTTCGTACCGTGATGATGGGATTTAATCGAAAAGCCAAACTGGCAGACGGATCTGAGAACAAATTCAATGATCTGCGAGTGCGGCAGGCTTTTGCCCATGCGCTTGACCGGGACCTTATTCAGAAGCGTATCATGCGTGGTAAGTCGCGCACTGCAGGTGCGATCGTGGCACCTGAAATCCCTGGATATACCCCGGACCTCGACACGACACTCAAATACGATCCAGAGCTTTCCAAGAAACTTCTCGCAGACGCTGGCGCCACTGACTTTCCATTCACCCTTGTCTGCACAACCGATGCTTATGTGAACGAGGAGGAGCTTTGCCAGGGAATGGTGAATATGTTGAGCCGCGGCGGCTTTAAGCCACAGCTCGATATTGCGCCGACCGCAGCACAGGCGCCCAAACGCACAGGTGGTAAAGCCGACGTCTATCTGATCGGCTGGGCGACTGAGCCAATGCTGGACAGCTACTCTATCCTTCTTCAGATGATCCAGACCAAGACTGCCAATGCTGGCGTCTTCAATTGGGGCGGCTGGAGTTACCCGGATATCGACAAGCTTGTCGTGCAGGCATCCACCGAAATGGACCGCACCAAGCGCTTAGAATTACAGACACAAACGCTGAAGATGGTGAAAGAGGAAATCGTAATGCTTCCCTTGCACCAGCAACCAATGGCGTGGGTTATGTCAAAGAAGATCGACAAGATCGTACAGCTGCCCGACAACAAGCCGCGTCACTGGCTGACGCAGTTTGCCCAATAA
- a CDS encoding amidohydrolase family protein: MEIDSSTLPISRQLILGERPQGLTLLNGEIVIENDRVLYAGPHFEGEVARRIDFGTALISPGLVDLDALSDLDTYLLVQDNQPGWSKGRIWPRSYLERGPYEMYSEEELIFQKRFGFGLLLLNGITSAAPIASLYYREWAETVAEFEAAAQAASDLGLRVFLSPAYRSGGMVLEEPGRIEPVFDEERGLQGLASAINFIERNQGRYGGLVNGLLAPDRIETCTLPLLKKTMAAANDLDCRVRIHMAQGKLELDTMHRLHGVTGPQWLADNGLMSERLYAPHGTYATSQDLKLYAQHGVSVAHSPLVSARMGSILNSFSACRKLGINIGMATDTAPPDMFMNMLVGLIACRIGDKASDTVFSKDLFDAATLGGAKALGRTDIGRLSAGSKADIAVFRLDDVHMTPSVDPITTLVLGGSGKITRAVFVNGRMSMLGGKVAGIDMAAAREHAQRQYDGLIAKYPDRSWQHPPVEQIFTSSYPLWKASS, encoded by the coding sequence ATGGAAATCGACAGCTCTACCCTGCCTATCTCTCGACAACTTATCCTTGGCGAACGGCCCCAAGGTTTAACCCTTCTGAACGGCGAAATTGTGATCGAGAATGACAGGGTGCTCTATGCTGGCCCGCATTTTGAGGGAGAAGTAGCCCGTCGCATCGATTTCGGAACGGCACTGATCAGCCCTGGTCTGGTCGACCTTGATGCATTGTCTGATCTCGACACTTACTTGCTCGTCCAAGATAATCAGCCAGGGTGGAGCAAAGGGCGTATCTGGCCGCGCTCCTACTTGGAACGTGGTCCCTATGAAATGTATTCAGAGGAAGAACTCATTTTTCAAAAGCGCTTCGGGTTCGGCCTCCTTTTGTTAAATGGCATTACCTCGGCCGCACCGATCGCCTCGCTCTATTATCGTGAATGGGCAGAAACAGTTGCAGAATTTGAAGCCGCAGCGCAGGCTGCCAGCGATCTGGGTCTTCGTGTTTTTCTTAGTCCCGCATATCGTTCGGGTGGCATGGTATTGGAGGAGCCAGGCCGCATTGAACCTGTTTTTGATGAAGAGCGCGGGCTTCAGGGCCTTGCCTCCGCAATCAATTTCATTGAACGTAATCAAGGACGTTATGGCGGGCTCGTCAACGGTCTGCTTGCTCCCGACCGTATCGAAACCTGCACACTGCCCTTGTTAAAGAAAACAATGGCTGCGGCAAATGATCTCGATTGCCGAGTTAGAATTCATATGGCTCAAGGCAAGCTCGAACTTGATACAATGCATAGACTGCATGGTGTCACGGGACCGCAATGGCTTGCGGATAACGGCCTCATGAGCGAAAGGTTGTATGCGCCACACGGCACCTACGCCACATCACAAGATCTCAAACTTTATGCCCAGCACGGCGTCTCGGTTGCGCATTCACCTCTGGTGTCCGCACGTATGGGCAGCATTCTGAATTCGTTTTCTGCCTGTCGCAAACTCGGTATCAATATCGGAATGGCCACCGATACGGCGCCGCCGGATATGTTCATGAATATGCTGGTTGGTCTGATCGCGTGCCGTATCGGCGATAAAGCATCCGACACGGTATTTTCGAAAGACCTCTTTGATGCTGCAACACTCGGCGGCGCCAAAGCACTTGGACGCACCGACATTGGCCGACTTTCAGCAGGCTCTAAGGCAGATATTGCGGTGTTTCGTCTCGATGATGTCCATATGACACCGAGCGTTGACCCTATAACGACGTTGGTACTGGGTGGTTCCGGCAAGATCACCAGAGCAGTGTTCGTCAACGGAAGGATGTCCATGCTTGGTGGCAAGGTTGCGGGTATCGATATGGCGGCGGCGCGAGAACACGCGCAGCGTCAGTATGATGGGCTGATCGCAAAATACCCCGACAGAAGTTGGCAACATCCACCGGTTGAACAGATATTTACCTCCAGCTATCCACTTTGGAAGGCAAGTTCCTGA
- a CDS encoding ABC transporter substrate-binding protein gives MTRLNKFLVSALAAAAIAVPLAVSSADAATLRWGSRADIYSLDPDSVPSTSNLAFLNHIYEGLIRYGPNFEIEPALATEWKLVDNKYWRFTLRKGVEFHNGAEFSADDVVASMNRVSDPTSPLRGNIPLYVGVKKVDDFTVDIEVSAPTALFLNDMTNIFMFNAKWLKDNNAEKPTDIASKTENYATHNTNGTGPFKLDSRVPDSKTVLIANDQWWDEKKHNLDRIEYVPISSAATRVAALLSNEIDLVDSAPIQDLPRLESSPGIKVSKRTELRTVFIGFNGKEKLDDGRPNPFLDVRVRQAVEASIDRDLINKKIMRALARPSGSLIAPEIAGYAKTLDVFQPADPKVAQKLLEEAGQKGLAFTYLCMNDESINEEDICSGIANMLKRAGFEPTIDMGPRAVQQPKRTNGKADMFNLSWANEPTLDAYSLLSQVLSTRSGSTGVSNYGGWSYTELDELVKKAAQEPDTAKRLALEEEALKIAKDKAILIPLHQQPIAWGMLDKVKSVDFRADNKPRHWHTMMAE, from the coding sequence ATGACGCGTCTAAATAAGTTCCTCGTATCAGCGCTGGCCGCAGCAGCCATTGCAGTGCCTCTAGCGGTCTCATCCGCAGATGCCGCGACTTTGCGTTGGGGTAGCCGGGCGGACATATATTCTTTGGACCCAGATTCAGTCCCTTCGACCTCCAATCTGGCTTTTCTCAATCATATCTACGAAGGTCTGATCCGATACGGTCCGAATTTCGAGATCGAGCCGGCGCTTGCAACCGAATGGAAGCTGGTCGACAATAAATACTGGCGATTTACCCTGCGTAAGGGCGTGGAATTCCATAACGGTGCCGAATTTAGCGCAGATGACGTTGTGGCATCGATGAACCGAGTTTCGGATCCGACCTCGCCCTTGCGTGGGAACATTCCACTTTATGTCGGCGTCAAAAAGGTGGACGACTTCACTGTCGATATTGAGGTTTCGGCGCCGACTGCTCTGTTCCTCAACGACATGACAAATATCTTCATGTTTAATGCGAAATGGCTCAAGGACAATAATGCCGAAAAGCCGACCGATATCGCTTCCAAGACCGAAAATTACGCGACCCACAACACCAACGGCACCGGTCCGTTCAAGCTCGATAGCCGCGTTCCAGATTCCAAAACAGTGCTCATCGCCAATGATCAGTGGTGGGATGAGAAAAAACATAATCTCGATCGTATTGAATATGTTCCGATTTCGTCTGCCGCAACGCGCGTTGCAGCATTGCTTTCCAACGAAATTGATCTGGTCGATTCAGCGCCAATTCAGGATTTGCCGCGTCTTGAATCCTCACCCGGTATTAAGGTGAGCAAACGGACTGAACTCCGTACGGTCTTTATCGGTTTCAATGGGAAGGAAAAGCTCGATGATGGCCGTCCGAACCCATTTCTGGACGTGCGTGTTCGACAGGCAGTCGAGGCGAGTATCGATCGTGATCTGATTAACAAAAAAATCATGCGGGCTCTGGCGCGCCCTTCCGGTTCACTGATCGCTCCAGAAATCGCAGGTTACGCCAAAACGCTTGACGTGTTTCAGCCCGCTGACCCCAAAGTTGCACAGAAGCTTTTGGAGGAAGCCGGTCAGAAAGGCCTGGCATTCACCTATCTCTGTATGAACGATGAGAGCATTAACGAAGAAGATATCTGCTCCGGCATTGCGAACATGCTCAAGCGCGCGGGTTTTGAACCCACAATTGATATGGGCCCGCGTGCTGTACAACAGCCAAAGCGAACAAACGGTAAGGCCGATATGTTCAATCTGAGCTGGGCCAATGAGCCGACCCTTGACGCATATTCTCTCCTCTCCCAGGTTCTGTCGACACGGAGCGGTTCAACCGGTGTCTCCAACTATGGCGGTTGGTCCTATACAGAACTTGACGAGCTTGTAAAAAAGGCAGCTCAAGAACCAGACACTGCAAAACGTCTGGCACTGGAGGAAGAAGCGCTGAAAATTGCCAAGGACAAGGCGATCTTGATCCCTCTCCACCAGCAGCCGATCGCCTGGGGTATGCTTGACAAGGTTAAGAGCGTGGATTTCCGCGCCGACAATAAGCCGCGTCACTGGCACACAATGATGGCTGAATAA
- a CDS encoding amidohydrolase family protein, which produces MSGLLLLHGTIVTVDGSRRIIDDGGLAVEDDRIVDIGRAAELKPRHHEKRIIDCTGKMIIPGLIDAHGHAGHALIRSIAADTNSLWMRIVTPTYYHYVTRDYWYADGLVSGLERLCAGVTTSASIITSMPRSDDPTFAINHARAYSELGLREIICVGPAGLPWPQSVTRWETGSPVRRSVSFEEMLEGAEAVIENLDGTADGRIKVFLTPFTIVPSVEPSNASTPDLAVNLTDNDRMQARRIRETARKWGVRIHSDAFAGQIRMAFQDKENALLGPDVHLQHCWGISHEEIDILAETGTHVTHAPPGRSTPVMEMMARGVPLAITSDGAAPSRHFDMLQIARIAQATQHILHNHDRYILPPGKVFEMITIDAARAIGMDHEIGSLEVGKKADIAIIDMRKPHLTPNWMPVHRLIHQVLGSDVDTVIVDGKILMEDGKVLTTDMQEALAFGESEARALVARAGLEKHMHDPAWGQLQRTFNEAVNFPSLPQDSATRE; this is translated from the coding sequence ATGAGTGGGTTACTGCTGCTCCATGGAACGATTGTAACTGTAGACGGCTCGAGGCGAATTATTGACGATGGAGGGCTTGCTGTTGAAGACGACAGAATTGTCGACATCGGTCGTGCAGCGGAACTTAAGCCACGTCATCATGAAAAGAGGATAATCGACTGCACCGGCAAAATGATTATTCCGGGACTTATCGATGCGCACGGACACGCCGGCCACGCATTGATCCGCAGCATCGCGGCAGACACGAACTCTTTATGGATGCGGATCGTCACACCTACTTATTATCACTATGTGACACGCGACTATTGGTACGCCGATGGTCTTGTCTCGGGCCTGGAAAGATTATGTGCAGGTGTGACAACATCTGCCAGCATCATTACTTCCATGCCGCGCAGCGACGACCCGACTTTTGCGATCAATCACGCGCGCGCCTATTCCGAACTCGGCTTGCGGGAAATTATTTGCGTCGGTCCAGCCGGCCTGCCGTGGCCGCAATCAGTAACACGGTGGGAAACAGGCAGCCCCGTGCGCCGAAGCGTTTCTTTCGAGGAAATGCTGGAGGGCGCCGAGGCAGTTATAGAAAATTTGGATGGAACGGCAGATGGACGCATAAAGGTTTTTCTCACACCATTCACGATAGTGCCCTCGGTTGAACCGTCGAACGCTTCAACACCTGATCTTGCCGTCAATTTGACAGATAATGATCGAATGCAGGCACGGCGTATTCGGGAAACAGCCCGCAAATGGGGCGTGCGCATCCACTCTGATGCTTTCGCCGGTCAGATCCGCATGGCATTCCAAGACAAGGAAAATGCTTTGCTGGGACCGGACGTACATCTGCAGCATTGCTGGGGCATCTCGCACGAGGAAATCGATATCCTTGCTGAAACCGGGACGCATGTCACCCATGCTCCTCCCGGACGATCAACACCGGTGATGGAAATGATGGCGCGTGGTGTACCACTTGCGATCACTTCAGACGGCGCAGCACCAAGTCGCCATTTCGACATGCTACAGATCGCTCGCATCGCTCAAGCGACACAGCATATCCTGCACAATCATGACCGTTACATTTTGCCGCCGGGCAAAGTGTTTGAGATGATAACCATCGACGCAGCGCGTGCGATCGGCATGGACCACGAGATCGGATCGCTTGAGGTGGGAAAGAAAGCCGACATTGCCATCATTGATATGCGCAAACCACATTTGACACCAAACTGGATGCCCGTCCATCGTTTGATCCATCAGGTGTTAGGCAGCGATGTAGATACAGTGATCGTTGACGGAAAAATCCTTATGGAAGATGGCAAGGTTCTGACCACTGACATGCAGGAGGCCCTGGCTTTTGGTGAATCGGAGGCTCGGGCGTTGGTGGCAAGAGCTGGATTAGAGAAACACATGCACGATCCTGCGTGGGGTCAATTGCAGCGAACCTTCAACGAGGCAGTCAATTTCCCTTCACTGCCGCAGGACAGTGCTACCCGTGAATAG
- a CDS encoding ABC transporter permease, which produces MSVQTPDTTRILWSRFSHIGHSLELRMFLLTAFIVVGLSFASPYFLTYNNILNVLDQSVVVGILAVGLTLVILTAGIDLSVGSTVGLTGVAMAVSFPVFGFYPGIAIGLLTGAVIGFANGFIIEKGGVAAFIVTLGMMSICRSLTYTLSGARSITDLPPQLSEIAMGMIGGIPINVIFLILLYASVYWLLIKTKTGRSLYAVGSNPEAARVAGLSVGRYKISVYVITGVLCAVAAIFLAGRIRSVDPTSGLGLELDAIAATVIGGTSLFGGRGSIIGTFFGVIIMVCIRNGLNLLGIDPYWQGTVIGTIIIAAVLLERLLNANR; this is translated from the coding sequence ATGAGCGTTCAGACACCCGACACTACCCGAATTCTCTGGTCTCGCTTCAGCCACATCGGTCATTCTCTTGAACTAAGGATGTTTTTACTCACCGCCTTCATCGTGGTTGGACTGAGTTTTGCCAGTCCCTATTTTCTGACCTACAACAATATACTCAACGTATTGGACCAGTCGGTTGTGGTCGGTATCCTTGCGGTCGGGCTCACCTTGGTCATTCTGACCGCAGGTATCGATCTCTCGGTGGGTTCAACTGTTGGACTGACAGGCGTTGCGATGGCTGTTAGTTTTCCTGTTTTCGGCTTCTATCCAGGGATCGCGATTGGGCTGCTCACCGGTGCAGTCATTGGATTTGCCAACGGTTTTATTATTGAGAAAGGTGGGGTCGCAGCATTCATCGTAACGCTGGGAATGATGTCAATTTGCCGAAGCTTGACCTACACATTGAGTGGCGCTCGCTCGATCACCGATCTGCCGCCCCAACTAAGCGAAATTGCAATGGGCATGATTGGCGGTATCCCGATCAATGTCATATTCCTTATCTTGCTTTACGCTTCCGTCTACTGGTTACTTATAAAGACTAAGACTGGACGCTCGCTTTATGCTGTCGGCTCCAATCCGGAGGCAGCCCGCGTCGCTGGTCTTTCAGTGGGTCGCTATAAGATCTCGGTCTATGTCATTACGGGTGTTTTGTGTGCAGTGGCAGCAATCTTTCTCGCTGGAAGAATTCGCTCAGTCGATCCCACAAGCGGGCTCGGGCTGGAGCTTGATGCGATTGCAGCCACAGTAATCGGCGGCACCAGTCTTTTCGGCGGGCGTGGCTCCATCATCGGAACGTTCTTTGGTGTAATCATCATGGTCTGTATTCGGAATGGATTAAACCTCTTGGGGATAGATCCGTACTGGCAAGGGACCGTAATCGGGACGATTATTATAGCTGCAGTGCTCCTGGAGCGGCTGTTAAACGCTAATCGATGA
- a CDS encoding sugar ABC transporter ATP-binding protein: MHQQTQTRILPGSFVPPPKLLKSIRRQTHACHIGKDSAIIKIEDGVKLGGFRLDRNDTEPALLLTAQGIEKRFGSMRALKGVDFSLNHREVHAIVGANGAGKSTLMRAIAGMHRIDSGSLTVDGREVHFSSPRDAIAAGVSMVTQETSLAPHLSVLENIFLPEFAKPGRLNWANNRRQAIALIDELQISVGFSLDDEVGRLSMANRQLVEILKVLALNSKVIFLDEPTTSLSPYECDKLLELTRKLAERGHSLVLVTHRMEEIFAATDRLTVLREGATVVGGIRTDSIDANELIRLMVGRELSNIYAHHETRPIRTTRKILQVEGLSAGPMVKDVSFDIAAGEIVGLGGLVGAGRTETVEAIFGLRAVERGSIKFASEAFSPRSPLDSIRSGIGFIGEDRRTQGLIPDFSVRENLMLVQLSLQNHQLVDYKKSEARAHEVVSRLGLNLGRLNDANILKFSGGMQQKIIIARWLLASPRLLILDEPTRGVDIETRSTIYKALRELSDEGTAILVISSDFEELLGLSDRVVVLSDGRSVADVPVACLNTQRLTMLSAPRRSAHLIGAMLTRIAQQFNAGCMWLHYDDDYVFCLDSAHSEPVAGMLQKGEFFPFSATVLSQPENANITIATMRGKQGQAMGAIVLLTNDPAKLPLASELDRIVHHSLHTSESVAA; this comes from the coding sequence GTGCATCAACAAACTCAAACACGTATTCTTCCTGGTTCATTCGTGCCTCCTCCAAAGCTGTTAAAGTCAATCCGTCGACAAACACATGCTTGCCATATCGGAAAAGATAGCGCTATCATAAAAATCGAGGATGGAGTTAAATTGGGAGGATTCCGCTTGGATCGGAATGACACGGAGCCTGCGTTGCTGCTTACCGCACAGGGAATCGAAAAGCGGTTTGGCTCAATGAGAGCACTGAAAGGCGTTGATTTCTCGCTCAATCACCGCGAAGTGCACGCTATAGTGGGTGCAAATGGAGCCGGCAAAAGCACATTGATGCGAGCGATTGCGGGAATGCATCGCATCGATAGTGGCAGTTTGACGGTTGATGGGCGTGAGGTTCATTTCTCCTCGCCACGCGATGCGATCGCTGCGGGTGTCAGCATGGTCACGCAAGAAACCAGTCTGGCACCTCACTTATCGGTACTCGAAAATATTTTCCTGCCCGAATTCGCAAAGCCGGGACGACTAAACTGGGCTAACAATCGTCGTCAGGCGATAGCATTAATCGACGAGTTACAGATCTCAGTTGGTTTCAGCTTGGACGACGAGGTTGGCCGTCTTTCAATGGCCAATCGGCAGCTTGTTGAGATCTTAAAAGTCTTAGCACTCAATTCCAAAGTTATATTCCTCGATGAGCCGACGACTTCATTGTCACCTTACGAATGTGACAAGTTGCTCGAACTCACGCGAAAGCTCGCTGAGCGGGGCCATAGTCTTGTTCTTGTGACCCATCGCATGGAGGAAATTTTTGCCGCAACGGACCGCCTGACGGTTTTACGCGAAGGTGCGACCGTCGTCGGTGGGATCAGGACGGATAGTATTGATGCCAATGAGCTTATCCGCCTGATGGTTGGGCGGGAACTTTCCAATATTTATGCGCATCATGAAACCCGGCCCATCAGAACAACAAGAAAAATCTTACAGGTAGAAGGATTATCCGCAGGGCCAATGGTCAAAGATGTGTCGTTTGACATCGCAGCCGGAGAAATTGTTGGGCTTGGCGGGTTGGTTGGGGCAGGGCGAACAGAAACAGTCGAGGCGATCTTTGGGCTACGTGCTGTTGAGCGTGGGTCTATCAAGTTTGCGAGCGAGGCGTTTTCGCCCCGCTCCCCATTGGATTCCATTCGCTCCGGTATCGGTTTTATAGGCGAAGACAGAAGAACGCAGGGGTTGATACCGGACTTTTCAGTGCGGGAAAACTTGATGCTCGTTCAACTAAGTCTTCAGAACCATCAATTGGTAGACTACAAAAAATCGGAGGCGCGCGCCCATGAAGTGGTGAGCCGACTGGGATTAAACCTTGGTCGTCTGAACGATGCCAATATTTTGAAATTTAGCGGCGGCATGCAGCAAAAAATCATCATTGCGCGCTGGTTGCTCGCCAGCCCAAGACTGCTGATTTTGGATGAACCAACGCGGGGCGTCGATATTGAAACCCGTTCTACGATCTACAAAGCGTTGCGTGAGCTTTCGGATGAAGGGACAGCCATTTTGGTCATCAGTTCCGATTTTGAAGAATTGTTAGGCTTGTCTGACAGGGTCGTTGTTTTAAGCGACGGCAGAAGCGTTGCAGACGTTCCGGTTGCTTGTCTGAACACCCAACGTCTGACAATGCTGTCCGCTCCGCGTCGCTCGGCGCATTTAATTGGTGCGATGCTGACGCGTATTGCGCAGCAATTCAATGCCGGCTGCATGTGGCTCCATTATGATGACGACTATGTCTTTTGCCTGGACAGCGCACATTCGGAGCCGGTCGCGGGAATGTTGCAAAAAGGCGAGTTTTTTCCATTTTCAGCCACCGTTCTCAGTCAGCCGGAGAATGCGAACATCACCATCGCGACCATGCGGGGCAAGCAGGGACAAGCGATGGGAGCGATTGTGTTACTCACGAACGATCCCGCCAAACTTCCACTGGCTAGCGAATTGGATCGTATTGTCCATCATTCATTACACACTTCAGAAAGTGTTGCAGCATGA
- a CDS encoding amidohydrolase family protein — protein sequence MFVDGLTLTALEEARMNQEEYVFEFVDAHHHLWDLKRLYYAWLTDKPFIGHPSGDYSKIMKNYLVGDLRREAQAVNLIKSVHIETADGETDPVRETQWLQEVADEKGMPNGIIARCDLASEDAASELDRHQQFGNFRGVRMLSFMGLDFLDAVEFRQGFKELAKRDLVYDMDADWQQMHKAYALAKDFPSTRIILGHCGFPKERNVPYFHHWRKAIAQLAQAPNVACKLSGLAMVDHNWTVETIRPWIETCIEHFGVDRCMFGTNWPLDGLHSEYATVVNAYREIVDDYSVPEKRQLFRLSAENWYCI from the coding sequence GTGTTTGTCGACGGATTGACTTTAACAGCTTTGGAGGAGGCACGAATGAACCAGGAAGAATACGTGTTTGAGTTTGTTGATGCACATCATCACTTGTGGGATCTTAAGCGACTATATTACGCTTGGCTGACCGACAAACCATTCATCGGCCATCCCTCAGGGGATTACAGCAAGATCATGAAAAACTATCTTGTTGGTGACCTTCGTCGGGAAGCCCAGGCGGTCAATCTGATTAAGTCTGTACACATTGAAACTGCGGATGGCGAGACTGACCCGGTTCGTGAAACGCAATGGCTGCAAGAAGTTGCCGATGAAAAAGGCATGCCAAATGGCATTATTGCGCGCTGTGATCTTGCGAGCGAAGATGCCGCGAGCGAACTTGACCGGCATCAACAATTCGGTAATTTCCGTGGTGTGCGAATGCTTTCGTTTATGGGGCTTGATTTCCTGGATGCTGTCGAATTTCGACAAGGTTTCAAGGAGTTGGCAAAGCGGGATCTCGTTTACGACATGGATGCGGACTGGCAACAAATGCACAAGGCTTATGCCTTGGCAAAAGACTTTCCTTCCACGCGCATCATCTTAGGCCATTGTGGCTTCCCCAAAGAGCGGAACGTTCCCTACTTTCATCACTGGCGCAAAGCGATTGCCCAACTCGCGCAAGCACCCAATGTGGCATGCAAACTATCCGGACTGGCAATGGTCGATCACAATTGGACAGTCGAAACAATTCGGCCCTGGATAGAAACCTGCATCGAACATTTCGGCGTTGATCGCTGCATGTTTGGCACAAATTGGCCCTTGGACGGTCTTCACAGTGAATATGCAACCGTCGTCAATGCTTATCGTGAAATTGTCGACGACTACAGCGTCCCTGAGAAACGCCAATTATTCCGCCTCAGCGCTGAAAACTGGTATTGCATCTAG